A genome region from Urocitellus parryii isolate mUroPar1 chromosome X, mUroPar1.hap1, whole genome shotgun sequence includes the following:
- the H2ab1 gene encoding histone H2A-Bbd type 1 translates to MVGHSSVPTILRELRPLEFWRLENPHPRLHMGASGFLFCGWGAALCLVSTSLDGYAEPTVGRTQARSRTARAELTFSVSQVERRLREGRYAQRLSWSASVFLAATLECLTAKVLELAGNEARHSARRRITPELLDMAVHNNALLSGLFGTTTISQVAQPRR, encoded by the exons ATGGTGGGCCATTCTTCAGTCCCCACCATCCTTCGTGAGCTCCGGCCTTTAGAGTTCTGGCGCCTGGAAAACCCTCATCCCCGCCTCCACATGGGGGCTTCgggtttccttttctgtggttGGGGAGCTGCTCTTTGTCTAGTGAGCACCAGCCTGGATGGCTACGCAGAGCCCACAGTTGGTAGAAC GCAGGCCCGCTCCCGCACCGCCCGAGCCGAGCTGACCTTCTCCGTGAGCCAGGTGGAGCGCCGTCTGCGGGAGGGCCGCTATGCCCAGCGCCTGAGTTGGTCTGCGTCCGTGTTCCTTGCCGCCACCCTCGAGTGCCTGACGGCCAAGGTGCTGGAGCTGGCGGGCAACGAGGCCCGCCACAGCGCCAGGAGGCGCATCACCCCAGAGCTCCTGGACATGGCCGTCCACAACAATGCACTGCTCAGCGGTCTCTTCGGGACTACGACCATCTCCCAGGTCGCCCAGCCCCGGCgctag
- the F8a1 gene encoding 40-kDa huntingtin-associated protein, translating to MAASTSGLGGGVVPGPEAGDFLARYRLVSNKLKKRFLRKPNVAEAGEQFGQLGRELRAQECLPYAAWCQLAVARCQQALFHGPGEALALTEAARLFLRQECDARQRLVCPAAYGEPLQAAASALGAAVRLHLELGQPAAAAALCLELAAALRDLGQPAAAAGHFQRAAQLQLPLLPLAALQALGDAASCQLLARDYNGALAVFTRMQLLAQEHGSHPVQQLQPPPPQTLLAPAQSQPQPPGPQPGPGATPLVPAAPLPPNPGSALPSPVALGAFSEVLVRCEVSRVLLLLLLQPPPAKLLPEHAQTLEKYSWEAFDSHGQESSGQLPEELFLLLQSLVMATHEKDIEAVKSLQVEMWPLLTAEQNHLLHLVLQETIFPSGQGV from the coding sequence ATGGCGGCTTCCACGTCCGGCCTCGGCGGTGGCGTCGTCCCTGGTCCCGAAGCCGGGGACTTCCTGGCCCGGTACCGGCTGGTGTCCAACAAGCTGAAGAAGCGGTTCCTGCGGAAGCCGAACGTTGCGGAAGCCGGCGAGCAGTTCGGTCAGTTGGGCCGCGAACTGCGCGCCCAGGAGTGCTTGCCTTACGCAGCCTGGTGCCAGCTGGCAGTGGCGCGGTGCCAGCAGGCGCTCTTCCATGGGCCTGGGGAGGCGCTGGCCCTCACGGAGGCCGCACGCCTCTTTCTGCGGCAGGAGTGCGACGCTCGTCAGCGCCTGGTCTGCCCCGCCGCCTATGGCGAGCCGCTGCAAGCGGCTGCCAGCGCCTTGGGCGCCGCTGTGCGCCTGCACCTGGAGCTGGGGCagccggccgccgccgccgccctgTGTCTGGAGCTGGCCGCCGCCTTGCGCGACTTGGGCCAGccggccgccgccgccggccACTTCCAGCGCGCCGCCCAGCTGCAGCTGCCCCTTCTGCCCTTGGCCGCTCTGCAGGCGCTGGGCGACGCCGCCTCCTGCCAGCTTCTGGCGCGCGACTACAATGGCGCCCTGGCGGTGTTCACGCGCATGCAGCTCCTAGCGCAGGAGCATGGCAGCCATCCCGTGCAGCAGCTCCAGCCTCCACCACCGCAGACCCTGCTGGCCCCGGCGCAGTCTCAGCCCCAGCCGCCGGGGCCCCAACCCGGACCTGGCGCGACCCCCTTGGTGCCCGCCGCACCGCTCCCCCCAAACCCTGGCTCTGCCTTGCCCTCTCCTGTCGCCCTGGGCGCCTTCTCGGAGGTGCTGGTGCGCTGCGAGGTGTCCcgtgtgctgctgctgctgctcctacAGCCACCTCCGGCCAAGCTTCTGCCCGAGCACGCCCAGACTCTGGAGAAGTACTCCTGGGAAGCTTTTGACAGCCACGGGCAGGAGAGCAGCGGCCAGCTTCCTGAGGAGCTCTTTCTGCTGCTGCAGTCCTTGGTCATGGCTACCCACGAAAAGGACATAGAAGCCGTCAAGTCACTGCAGGTGGAGATGTGGCCTCTGTTGACTGCTGAGCAGAACCACCTCCTTCACCTCGTTCTGCAAGAAACCATCTTCCCCTCAGGACAGGGGGTCTGA